The stretch of DNA ATATGCTCAGAATGGCTCAACTCATTCAAACAGACATGAATCGAGGAGATACTGGCATCAGTAAGACatcattaagattttttttcactacaAAATATCATGTAAGTTCTTCATACTACCCGAAACTACTATCTCACTATGTGGTTACCTAAAACACACAATTATTTGGAACAAATTATAGATCTGCAGATCTCTATATCTCTCTGAGAGAGACACAAACTCAAGAGAAACTCGTCatcagaaaaaatactgttagATGCCTAATAACTGAAATAGTATCTTGTGTAACTTTTGCCAACTGTAAGTCACAGTGGAATCCATTACCGTAgttcttttcctctgtgtatCCTTTAGAAAGTGTGTAAGTGTAAgtaattttctcatttccagcaCTGCTTCTCACATGTTGCACTTCAAAATGGTAGTTTTCCACGTTGGGATATAAAGCGTCTATATGACATAGTTCCAGGAAATGTGTAGCAAACAGTGTAAATGCCTAAATaaggaaacaagaaagaaaatttttttcgGCAATGATCCAGAAATAAATTacaataaataagaaaaattaaataatttcacagaTGTCCAGGTATTCCTCCAAAACgctgaaaagctgtttttacaCTActaaagcaaatgaaaatccTTAAGGGATGCGTTCTACCATTGGCAAGTACATCTTTTCCAACTGAGGATTCTTCTGCTCATTTCTAAATAGAAGGAAAACAGTatcagaaatgaaagagaatcCATGATGCTTACAACATCTGACTGGTGTGGATTGGAATGACTGTCAAATGGTTGCTTAATTCTCTTAAGGAATTATTTATCAAAAGTACAAGTGACAGAAAGTATCTGAgcttttcaaaccaaaaaatcctcaaaagtACTCTGAATAAACTCTGAGGAGAAACAAACACCTGCACGCTCAAAAGGCTCATAACAGACCCCTGAGATTGATCACATAACTAGCAACAGAGGTAAAACTTGCAATCCATCTAAAATTATCTTCCCCTTTTCTAAACAAGTTTCTAACCTCTGTGACCAATTAATAAGTTCTGTGGAACTACCACTGTACTTTGAAAGGTAGCCACCAGGTAAAGAGGTTCACTTTTAACATTCAAGCGTAAAGCaaaactaaaactaaactaAGTAAGTCAAACTAAACAGACTGGGTTATTCTCTTTCTAGACAAGCTTGCAAAAACAAGTTATGGTGACCAGTGTTCTGGTTTTAAATGGACTAGAGTTAGTTTTCTTTATAGTAGCTTGTGTTGCGCTGCTCTGGATTTGTGAACGAGACAGTACTGATAACTCACCCATGTTTTAGCCACTGCAGAGCAGCGTTTGCACAGCACCAAGGGCtgttctgctcctcaccctgccccacCAGCAAACAGGCTGGGGTTGTTCAAGGAACTGTGGGGGGACACAGCCAAGATGGCTGACCCAAACTCACCCCAGGAATATCTCACACCATACTACACCACCACAATAAGAACTGTGAGGAAGGAGGGACATTTGGCATTCTGGTAACAGTCACTGTGAGGAAATGGCATTGCAGGAAACGACTGAACATCTGCCTGCTGAtaggaagcagtgaattaattccttattttgcttcTGCATATGGCTTTTCTTACTTACTAAACGGTCTTTATCTCAGCCCACAGGTTCTCAGGCTTGGGCTCTCACCTGGGAGCAAGCGAGCAGCTGGGTGGTGTTTAGCAGCCGACTGGGGTTAAATCACAACAACCAGTGAACAGAACTGCAGCTTATATCAGCGTGTTTCCTCTATCACTGCAATTCTTACTATTCACCCGTTATGCAAAATACCATATTTAGCCAAGAAATTTTTGTAGAACTGATGTTAAATTAtgagaaaatactgtatttacTTTCAGGATGACAAAACAATTCTAAGGcttaaattcctttaaaacagaATTACCTTTAAGTTCAACAGATATTCACAGGCAGCATAACAAATTCCAATACCTTCTTCAGCACTGGTACCTCTGCCAAGTTCATCAATAATGATGAGTGATTTATCATTAGCATTTTGTATGATGTACGTTATCTAGAAAAGTATTCAAAGTGTTATCATTCCTGTAAATATGGatttttgaaaaggaattttgtATGTTATTCAGATGGAACAtaatgcagaaattaaaaaaaaaaatctcttgagATACAGCAATTTTACCTTTTCAAGCTTTCAAACAGCTGTCAATTCTAATCAAGCAAAGACTCATACTACAgcattcttcctcttttccacTAAACATACCACTTACCCTCAAAATGGTGTCAGTTTGTGAGAGGAAATTGAGAGAGCTTAGGCCCCTACAAATGATAATTTAACATCTAAGCTGACCCAAAAATGTTGGAAGTACTATCCAACAAAGCACTGATTTTCACTCACACTGGAATATCTTTCTATTTAAGAGATGCCTAGTTTTCTGCGGTTTATCATAAAAGAGAGGAAGGCTGAATTTTTGACTGTTTTACAAAGTACATTCTTTCAGTGGAACTAAGGTAGTACAATTCCTATTAGCTTAACAATAAAAATGTGCCTTGGACCTTGACAGCTATATTTCATAcctctttcatttccttcatgAATGTTGATGCATTTGTTTCAATATCATCATCCATTCCTATTCTGGTAAAAATCTGCTCTGCAATTCGAAAAGAACAATACTCTGCTGGGACATAAGAACCTACAAAGTAAGTAAAATACGAGTTTCTCTCATCACTATAACACTTGCCTGAATACAtaattgggggaaaaaaagttactttcACACTTGGTTTTTGTGCACAGAAGAGAAAGCATCTAATTTGATAAAGTTTTGTAAGATTATGTTCTAccattaatttataatttatttttaaattatattattaattatataaagaaaaaagttattatATAGGTAGGATAATTAAAGAAGCTTATCAGTGAAGCTTGTAAGAAATCATGTGCTTGAAGCTATTTGTCAGTCTAAAGGGAtgcagagaaaacaatgaaCTCTGGGATTGTTTTACATTTCTGTGGCCACTGATTTACTAATCCCAAGTAATGTTAGTTTCCCAAAATCAAGATGATGTTGCCTTTATCAGACTTCAAAGCATAGTAGTTTTACCgaacaggaaaaaacaggaacCTTTTGCCAAAAACTTCACAGTCTGCTTTATTCATAGTAAACTCATGGTTTTGAGAGCAATTCCTCAAGAACCTGCAGTTACTGGGGACTGAACCCACAAATGCATGATGGACAAATTTTATTCTCCACTGCTAAGCAGCTTCATTCTACAGAGTTAGGTCTTTGACCTGTACTACCAGACTTACCATTAAGAAAAAAGTCATGAGAAATTCCTGAATATAGGAATGAATCTCAGTTAAGACTTTACAAATAGTTGGTTTCCTTTTGTAACTTTAGTAACAGAACCTTGCAATATTTGTTAAtacttttatttgaaatagtTGATTATTTATCTATTAATTGTACTTCTCTGGAAACATGTTTCTCTATGTAATTTAAGTATGCTCAAGGTCATGCGTTGCTTTTGGATGACTAACACATGTGTCTGACCAGCATACTTGAAGGACACTCACTATCAATCTAGCAGAAGATGCTAGATTGGATTATGGGGCTCCAAAGAACTAGGGCATGCAACTGTGCTTCTCTGAAGATAGACTGGGGAGGCTTCAAGACACACAGATGGGGCCCCATATGTTTCCagcagcagatgaaaaaaaccctagagTTGCCTCTGTAAGCAATACAAGAGCTGGTAGAAGAAAATGGACTACAAATTAcctgttaatattttatttagatataATGTTATTCTGGAAATTAAATCATTcaactttataaatatttttaaccagaaaaaaaatgtgctgcagAAGATGACAAATACTGAATACTGTACACTCTTACTCACCAATCTGTGCCATAATTTGACAGAGAGCAATCTGTTTCAGGTATGTTGATTTTCCACTCATATTTGGTCCTGTAATAATGACAAAATTGTTGCCCTCTGTCAGGTACGTGTTGTTAGACACAGGTTTTTCCATAGCTATCTTTTCAAGAATGGGATGCCATCCCTGCTTGATTGCTAAAGTATCGGTAAATTCTGGACGaactaaatgaagaaaaaagatgtaAAACACTGAGGAGTTAGTGTGGGAACCTTTACATTATTAAGCTAGTATGTTTTGAAATGAAGTTAATTcttccagagcagagctcttgGGAAGAATTACCAGCCACTTTCAGTTACAGATTCTCATTATCATGCAAGCCTTCATGATTTAtgactacaaaaaaaaacccccaaactaaaactttatttctaaattaacaTTCCGTGGTTTTGTTCCCTAGCAAGTAGGGCTGAACTCCagtaacaaaaatgaaaagagctgaaatatttttataaagtaCAAGGGTCGTGGACTCCTGTTACTTCTACATAGTACCCTGTATTTGTATGGTAAACAGGAAAGTAGCAttccttctatttttcttaTGTGTTACCATACTGATTATTTGGAAATGTACCATGCCTACAAAGACCCATTTGATGCTGGAACTATCTCTATGGATTTCTGTCAGAATACAGTTCTTTTCTGAACCAATTACACATGGCTCCTCTTTATCTACCAGCATtaatggaacagaaaaaaacataaacagagAATGTCCATACACTTCGTGCTTTTGAGCGATATCCTTAAACTATTTTGAGAAGAGTGACTGGGAAGGCTTATGGCAGCTAACTAGCAGAATTTAATTTCGATGAACGGAAGCAGAAAGAACATCAGCGTAAACCTGGCAAAGTCAGAGCAGAGACACTCACCTAAAGACtactgagacagaaaaagaaatggaaccATACAAAACAGTCTGGTTATTCTCCATCAGAAGGGTCTTTATCTAACCCATAACAGAATTAAAGAAGAAACCTACCATAATCGGAAAGAGTGCAGGCATGGGCAAATGAAAGCAGCATATCCAGCATAGACACAATGTCGGACAGCTTGTATAAGCAATGAATGTGCTCATAGATCTCATTCAGTAGTTTACACACTATTCTGAAATAAGACATTGATTTAGCTGTTGCACGGCACATTCTGTCACTTTATACAActtacagaaataaaggaattatAATGTCCATGCTGCATACCTTAGGATAAAAGGTCACTCATAAAACGCAATCATGTATACCAGATGCAAGCAAATGTATACATTTCTTGGAAGCAAATTAAGATCTTATACCATCATCTCAGCTAACATTCTGCTGATCAGACACCAGACACACACCTCAAGTACCAATAGCTCGTATGAACGCTTCACACAGAGAATGAACTAAAACTTGATTCCATAGCTATGGAATCAAGTATGTTTTATTAACATGGGAAATGTGACTCTAATTCCCTTAGatcttcatattaaaaaaaccctacatgGTTGCTAGAAAGAATTTCCATTCAACTGACAGGTAACATTACACTTACTAAGTTGTGACTCAGAGAGGAGAGCAACACGACATGCAGCAAGGACAAGACACGGAAATAGACAGTTCTGCTCTAAATATAAGGAACTAACTAAAAGTACCAATTCTGCATTACAGATGCAAAGCGAATGCATTCATTGTGCCATTTTGTGTAGATAATTCACGGATAAAAAATTTATATGATGACCACTTCTATTAATAAATGCCAATAcatttgtaaatatatttaatacaaTACAcaatttatgggtttttttgtctcagGAGATGCACTTGAACAGTGTTGCTTTAGACTATTTCTGTAAGTAGCCATATTTTAACAGAAAGAGAGCTTTAAAAGCCCCTGTAGAGATAATTGGAGAAAATAAACGTACTtagcaaatattaaaaagttttaaCAGGTCTTACAAGTAGGTCATGTGATATATTTCTCTCAGGGACTCCTGACatctttcattcatttttattaaatctgCTGAAGTGAAGCTAtatgtgtttttcattttcgTGATCTATGGGGAATTGAAACCAACAATAAGAGCTTGCCTTATTATcagaaggaaaaccagctcCTAAAAACCAAACTGGGAACCATATGGGGAAACAAAAGAGAACAAACAGCCCAGTTTCATTTTTACTACATAATCTTTTATGAAAATTCCATTTAAGATAACAATTAGCAAGATATACAACTTTATTCTTGCACAAAATGTAATTGCATGTATTTGCACACTTTTGATTATATTATAAAAACATCCCAATTAAAACTTCATTTACTTCTAAATATCttcaatgaaattatttttattgttatttactGTATAATGTGCACTTTATTACTATATTATATACAGTAAATAAAGTATACAAATATATTATGCTAAAACATATTTTGTACAGATACCTTTGTAAATTCTGAAGGAAGCTGGCCATTAGGTAATGTTGAACAATCAGCATTCATTTGGATAAAAAATCCACGAGCAGAGCTGAAACTTGTTTTCATTGGCAGGCTGTACTTTTCAGCAAGTTGCGTTATCATACCTACATACCACATGCAAAGATTTAACCCAAATTACATACATTTAGGTACatccttcttctccttccccccccccccccccccccccccccccgccccttgTGCTGGCACAAAGATGGAAAGTGTTAATGGAagatttcagaaatgcaaaactaGTACCATCTGTATTTTTCACTATGTATGAATGTAGGATTAGAATAAAACAGGAACTTCATGACATATGACAGGTGCTAAAGTTTCTGATGCTTTTTTAGGTTTCCAACTATAGACTAAATTAAGATGGTCCTTTCTAGAAATCAGTAATTTATACtaaaaaagaggaaatcagtttcaaatgaaacttttttcttctattttgacATAATGATAAACAGGAAGGTCAGTAAAACACAGTAATGCACATCACAGTAAAACTCCTTTTGTTCGTATTTTCCAACTCTTAATATCTTAGCTAAAAGGTAGTCCACAGATAGATCAAGACTgcttaaaatataaagaacaaAGAACTCATATTTCAAATGAAGAAGCTAAACCAAAGATTTACATGTTTTATGCAGAATGTTTTAGGTGGAGTAATTCTGTTCCATTACTTCAACTTTTTTGCACTTTAATAGAACAAGGACTAACAGAGCTTTGAATATAGAAATCACCATATAATTGttcaattttattaaaataaaactgaggtTTTGTCCAGAAATGGAGAATCTCAGTTGCTTATCAATGACAGTCAATTCATACCAATACTACTTTTTACATATGAGAAGGTTATAACACATATAATTACATGGCTTCTATATGTCAAGTGCAATCTACTTTAAACtccaaataaatacaaattttagtTTAGAAATACCTGCTATGTCATCAACAATTTCTGTGTATGTTCTACGAGCTATGTCAAGGAATTCATTGATGTTAGGCTTAACAGCGTAGCACTTCTGGGTCCTCATACTCAGACATCCTTTTGTGTATCTTGTATCATCATTAATTACACTTGTAATCTTTTCAAGTATAATTCCAAATCTGCAATATCAGTTGAATCACTAGTTAGATACAtaatattttatgatttttagtTGCAGTATCATCCCCAAATTACAAGTAACAGTATTACAAGTAAGTGAAGCCACTTTTAAACTTTCTActgttaaaacaaaacattacatttcatttctattttcacCTCAGAATGAATTGTGACTATACTGAAGTCTGAATGAAAATACTATTTGCATCTTTGGGAGCtataaattacttttcaaatatacattttttttccatacacaACACTtgatttttgtattattatGGAGACTCTAGGAAACCACTACTCTTGtcttttcagaattatttctaaGGGAGTTCAGTTTAGCAGCAACTCCACTATCACAGCAGAGTTTTTGCTCCACTCTCTGGCTTTTATCCCTGTACTCATTAGCTGAAAATTAAGATTTTCTGACAATTAAAATCAGCTTTAAGCAAAAGAATTGAGCTATACTCATAACTATAAACAAGCAAAGATGCAACATCTTTTATCTTACGGGCACTTTTGATATGAGAGTTTCTAACAACAGTAGCTAAGTATTATGAGAAATACCTTGTATCTTCAAGAGAATTGTAATAAGCCTTTAGCAGCTGTGCCTTACAGCTTCTTAAAGCAGCCTGTTGAAGATTAAAATTTGGACATAGCAGTTACTTCTTTCTGCAGCCTTTTTAAAGGACTGAAAGTTTTCAGATTCAGTGAGGCTAATCAGCATTTTTGTAAATAGTCTGTGGAATCTGAGCAGGAGTTTCAGTTAAATGTTGTTATATAATGTATTATCCAGGTAAGGGTAGGAATCCTGCTCTTCGCAGCATAGACACAAATGCGTAATTCCGTTATTTGGCATTAAGAATCAATGAACTATGTTGGCAGTATTTTGCTCtgtaattatataatttttttactttatggATCCCTTCCGACTTGAgatattctgtgaaatttaaTAAACTGTACTTCATAAAAATAAGGACAAAATGGTCTgtacttcattaaaaaaaaaaaaaaaagaatgaagacCGCTTACTTTCAGAGGCTCCACAAGTTCTAAGGTATGCTTCAGGTAGATTAAATTAGTTATTTTGGATTCGGCAGTTTTAACCTGTTGAAAAATTTTCCGAATATTGAAGGTGTTTGTACGACTGTTCTAAAAAGTACTTAAGAACCAGGAGAACTCATATTCTTAACAGTAACGAGATTatacatttaatgaaaattccATAAGCTCACTTTGACAACTTTGCATCTGCACAAAAAATGTTTACCTAAATTTTACACTGCCAGCTGTGATAGTTTGTCCACCAGTAGTTAAGATTTTCCTATGTTTGTACTGATAATGACTGACTCTAGAACACCCTGCTAAGCCAAGCTGTGAAAACTTCTCATCTTCTATGTATACTTAACTCTTTACAAGCTCTGCACAATTTGTAGactttttcaaagcaaatacCTGATGTATTATAATGAGGCTCACACCCTTTTCCATTAATACTGTTAAACACAACATAACCCAGTTTGGTTGATTTCTCTTTGGTTAATATATGTACATCTCAGACATCTGCTCatagataataaaaaaatccagtaaataTCTCAAAATTTTTCTCACAATAATGACTGTTCTTCAAAATCTTTCATTCACCGAAACTCTCGACCTTGTTTTGTATGCCCCATTAACACTCACGATAAGGATTTTGCTGCTGACATTAGGGCATAACATATGCGGTACACATGCACTGTGCAAAagaattttaaggaaataacACAGATAAATGTAGATAAGCACATGAACATAGGAGCATGACCCCATGTGAAATCATTTCTCATTCATATGTAATATCTCTTTACTCTTGTGGCTGAGGGCATCTCATAACTTAGTCatataaagtttttttttataaaagacaAAACTAAACAGTGCTAAATACTAAATGAATGGAAGAATGCTAATGTCCAAATACATATGGGGTCTAAGTCCCATGAAGGAATCAGAGATCAAAAGAACTGATGTGGTCATACATGAAAAAGTGGTAGTGGAATGGATCTTTGACTAATTAGTTCTTACAGGAATTTTAACTGAACTAGTGTTACAAGTGAATCTCTGCATATGATACACTCCAACCCAATGGCAGTAAATTATTTCACCATTGATATGATTTTTCAAGTACACATCTCAGCAAGACTGGATCAAGCACAGTTTTTGAAGTGTAAGGCTTTTGTCCCTTGGAGTCTCATTGAAGTGCCAGATGTTGTTTATGCAATgaatatgattaaaaaaaaaaaaaaaaaagacaattagCCCCTCCAAGAAACTCATGCTTTTTCCTAACTGCTTTGTAACTGCATGACATAACCTTGAGAGAGagcagttattaaaaaaaaaagttgaccTTTCCAAAcctattttttaaagtactgcctggggaggtggtggaatcactgtccctggatgtgtttaaaaaaagactggatgtggcacttggtgccatggttttgttgaggtgttagggcatgagttggacttgatgatcttgaaggtctcttccaacctggtgattttgtgattctgtgtgattgaCAGCCTCCTTAGGGTAAGAGAGTGCTCATGCTGAACATACCACTCACACATTTAGTAACTGAAACTGTAGGCTTCTGCATTTAGTAACTGAAACTGCAGGCTTCTGAGATGTGCATCTCATCTGCTGACTGGTGGAAGGTTTACAATGAAAATTTTTATGGAGAGTAGGAATGAAACATAGTGAATTGCCTAATCTAGCATTTGATAAAAGCAACCGAGCTAGCACTTGAATAAGCATGTCTGTTGTATGAATAGTAAGCTCTGCTATACTGGAACCAGTCAACAGTGAGAACACTGCAGTAAAAATGTTTGGTGTACATGGTCCTATGCATATGTAAAAGCGTCCTGTGTGACAATTTTAGTCATAAAAGATGAACTCATGAATTCATGTTACACATTACTACAAGGAAAGCTGCGAAGAATTAGGATTCTGGGTTTTGATTATGTCATTAAAGAGATTTATCTGAATTTATTACTACTGTCTTGTTTCAGTCTGTACCTGATTTCTTTAACTATAATTAGACAAATCCTTTATCTAAGCAGGTAAATCAGCACGTGAGAAGACACTGAATGGTGAAAGAGCTGTGAGTATCTAAGATGCTGGCACACAAGCATAAACATAAGGAATCATCAACCTCAAAAGCAGTGGCAGACATATCCAACTCGAGTACAATAGGCAAATGTAACTTTTAACACCATGGTTTCAATAAGCTTAGTGGAAACAAAGCTGAGGTTCGGTAACCTCAAGCTCACTGTAGTTaactgttgggtctggtctcAACCAAGATTCACTGGTGAACTACATGTGTTTATTCCATTTTGATATTTGTATTACATGTGCTAACATGCAGACTGGTATATGAGGCAAGGTCTAATGAAAAAATAGTCTTGCTCTTAGACATAACAGTCACTAGGACTGTAAGTCACTAAACACTTTTTCCatttatgctgaaaaaaatataagaagaagaaaattcctCTCATCTGAGTACTGTTGAATAAAATGTACACTTACGAAGAATAAAGGTGGGGAGTGATAAAAGAGCAAACATTTTTGGAAGTACATTTGCATAAATTAGGATAAATTATAAACATcacatttatatattatatgttatGGACAGATAATTGATTTTTCCAAGGTGTATTTTGCAACATACTGTATCCTGCTTTGGAATCTGTACCAAAACTGAAAGTAGTTGTTCTGTATCCAGGAATTTTGAGATAACTGTAAAACAAAAGTATACACAtcagaaattaaactgaaattataagaagatgtattttctttgaaagcacACAATTAATTAGCTATAGTAATGCTAATCTTTTTCTTACATTCTATTGTCACAAATTATTTACAGGATAAAAACTAGCTTAAAAATAGCTaatatctgaattattttgtcaTAACTATACTTATGACTTACTCTACCTAAGCTTGCAGTGATTATTGTATAGATAGACATCTGACaattcagaaatacttttttttttttcttagattgAATTGTGTTTCTCTTGTGACATAGCTGAAGATCATATGATCCAGTTTCAGGTGAACTAATTCTAGTATTGTATTTTACCTTTCTCTGTTGTTTTAtgaagcaacaggaaaaaaatatttatatgcaaGTATTACTTAAGCAATGTGTTCGCTTTTTCATGTATACATTATATATACTTGTATACATCAAACATAATGCATACCCAGCCATAGAGGTAAAGAGACAAACTCCAACTCTTTTAAAAAGCTACTGACTCACAGACTTCCATACACTGTTTCACAGAAATTCAACTTTTCTAAGCAAAGTACTTGAGAAAAATATCACTATGATATAATAGATTACTTCAAAAAATTAAGTGCTTACTATGTTACCTAACAAaccattaaaaaatacttttcaaacaTACTGAGTCACACTACATACTTTCctatattagaaaaaaaatgtttaaaaagaaatataatattAGCTGTTACAAAATAAACTACTACCTGCTTGAAGACCAAAAAAGAGCTCCTCATCCTGGAGTAATTCCTGAACACAGTCCAGTCTTGTGTTAATTGTTTCAGCATCAACTAGAGGTTCCAGGATATTGGACCTAAGTCTTCGACTTCCACCAGGAGTTTTAGTGTAATTTAGAACACCAAGAAGTGTGTGACcattcctttgaaaataaaatagatgtgAAGAATACATCACGAAAAGAGATGGCAAGTGTCAGGAGACATTTACAGGCAAGAGTATCCTACAAATCTGAGGCACACTTTGGCATGCTTAGCATCTCCCCATTTGCCATATATATTATATGAACTCCCGCAGTTTAGGAAGCTAGGTAAATCCATgtaatttaatataatattaGCCCTCAATTATATAAGTATAGAAATACATTTGTACTTagtattttattcatattttgtAGTAGTATTTCATTGCTACTGCAGTAGTAAAGTTCACATTTTCCCTCTcaattaaagtaattaaaatcaACAAACCAACCCTACACAAGGAGGCAAATTATTAAGTTATAATCAGAGA from Vidua chalybeata isolate OUT-0048 chromosome 8, bVidCha1 merged haplotype, whole genome shotgun sequence encodes:
- the MSH4 gene encoding mutS protein homolog 4 isoform X2, producing MAGAGGRAFASATSESHTGRGSSTPGVGGRAGQTPRYTLGLLQTPHSSESTGGSFSGGARPGGSSAEGLAAFPRAAGNSTVKPAVSERGESYFGDKSSCVENANTLNFTSSSSVRGLNSTCIGKTPLSSGRSGCRSHTPLMGYSVTSSSAVSAHSVASVIVAVVEGRGLARGEVGMASIDLKNPEMILSQFADNTTYAKVITKLKILTPLEIIMSNTACDAGNTTKLFSLIMEHFKNVTFTTVQRKYFNETKGLEYIEQLCASEFSTIFMEVQSKYYCLAAAAALLKYVEFIQNTVYAPKSLKVRFQGSEKTAMIDSSSAQNLELVINNRDSRNGHTLLGVLNYTKTPGGSRRLRSNILEPLVDAETINTRLDCVQELLQDEELFFGLQAVISKFLDTEQLLSVLVKTAESKITNLIYLKHTLELVEPLKAALRSCKAQLLKAYYNSLEDTRFGIILEKITSVINDDTRYTKGCLSMRTQKCYAVKPNINEFLDIARRTYTEIVDDIAGMITQLAEKYSLPMKTSFSSARGFFIQMNADCSTLPNGQLPSEFTKITKMKNTYSFTSADLIKMNERCQESLREIYHMTYLIVCKLLNEIYEHIHCLYKLSDIVSMLDMLLSFAHACTLSDYVRPEFTDTLAIKQGWHPILEKIAMEKPVSNNTYLTEGNNFVIITGPNMSGKSTYLKQIALCQIMAQIGSYVPAEYCSFRIAEQIFTRIGMDDDIETNASTFMKEMKEITYIIQNANDKSLIIIDELGRGTSAEEGIGICYAACEYLLNLKAFTLFATHFLELCHIDALYPNVENYHFEVQHVRSSAGNEKITYTYTLSKGYTEEKNYGLKAAEVSSLPPSIILDAKEITSHIAKQILHRQETTPEMMKQRAAYQLAMRLVQTARNSRLDPDSLRIYLKALKKKYEASCATPRKNDEQQ
- the MSH4 gene encoding mutS protein homolog 4 isoform X3, with protein sequence MAGAGGRAFASATSESHTGRGSSTPGVGGRAGQTPRYTLGLLQTPHSSESTGGSFSGGARPGGSSAEGLAAFPRAAGNSTVKPAVSERGESYFGDKSSCVENANTLNFTSSSSVRGLNSTCIGKTPLSSGRSGCRSHTPLMGYSVTSSSAVSAHSVASVIVAVVEGRGLARGEVGMASIDLKNPEMILSQFADNTTYAKVITKLKILTPLEIIMSNTACDAGNTTKLFSLIMEHFKNVTFTTVQRKYFNETKGLEYIEQLCASEFSTIFMEVQSKYYCLAAAAALLKYVEFIQNTVYAPKSLKVRFQGSEKTAMIDSSSAQNLELVINNRDSRNGHTLLGVLNYTKTPGGSRRLRSNILEPLVDAETINTRLDCVQELLQDEELFFGLQAVISKFLDTEQLLSVLVQIPKQDTVKTAESKITNLIYLKHTLELVEPLKAALRSCKAQLLKAYYNSLEDTRFGIILEKITSVINDDTRYTKGCLSMRTQKCYAVKPNINEFLDIARRTYTEIVDDIAGMITQLAEKYSLPMKTSFSSARGFFIQMNADCSTLPNGQLPSEFTKITKMKNTYSFTSADLIKMNERCQESLREIYHMTYLIVCKLLNEIYEHIHCLYKLSDIVSMLDMLLSFAHACTLSDYVRPEFTDTLAIKQGWHPILEKIAMEKPVSNNTYLTEGNNFVIITGPNMSGKSTYLKQIALCQIMAQIEQIFTRIGMDDDIETNASTFMKEMKEITYIIQNANDKSLIIIDELGRGTSAEEGIGICYAACEYLLNLKAFTLFATHFLELCHIDALYPNVENYHFEVQHVRSSAGNEKITYTYTLSKGYTEEKNYGLKAAEVSSLPPSIILDAKEITSHIAKQILHRQETTPEMMKQRAAYQLAMRLVQTARNSRLDPDSLRIYLKALKKKYEASCATPRKNDEQQ
- the MSH4 gene encoding mutS protein homolog 4 isoform X1; translation: MAGAGGRAFASATSESHTGRGSSTPGVGGRAGQTPRYTLGLLQTPHSSESTGGSFSGGARPGGSSAEGLAAFPRAAGNSTVKPAVSERGESYFGDKSSCVENANTLNFTSSSSVRGLNSTCIGKTPLSSGRSGCRSHTPLMGYSVTSSSAVSAHSVASVIVAVVEGRGLARGEVGMASIDLKNPEMILSQFADNTTYAKVITKLKILTPLEIIMSNTACDAGNTTKLFSLIMEHFKNVTFTTVQRKYFNETKGLEYIEQLCASEFSTIFMEVQSKYYCLAAAAALLKYVEFIQNTVYAPKSLKVRFQGSEKTAMIDSSSAQNLELVINNRDSRNGHTLLGVLNYTKTPGGSRRLRSNILEPLVDAETINTRLDCVQELLQDEELFFGLQAVISKFLDTEQLLSVLVQIPKQDTVKTAESKITNLIYLKHTLELVEPLKAALRSCKAQLLKAYYNSLEDTRFGIILEKITSVINDDTRYTKGCLSMRTQKCYAVKPNINEFLDIARRTYTEIVDDIAGMITQLAEKYSLPMKTSFSSARGFFIQMNADCSTLPNGQLPSEFTKITKMKNTYSFTSADLIKMNERCQESLREIYHMTYLIVCKLLNEIYEHIHCLYKLSDIVSMLDMLLSFAHACTLSDYVRPEFTDTLAIKQGWHPILEKIAMEKPVSNNTYLTEGNNFVIITGPNMSGKSTYLKQIALCQIMAQIGSYVPAEYCSFRIAEQIFTRIGMDDDIETNASTFMKEMKEITYIIQNANDKSLIIIDELGRGTSAEEGIGICYAACEYLLNLKAFTLFATHFLELCHIDALYPNVENYHFEVQHVRSSAGNEKITYTYTLSKGYTEEKNYGLKAAEVSSLPPSIILDAKEITSHIAKQILHRQETTPEMMKQRAAYQLAMRLVQTARNSRLDPDSLRIYLKALKKKYEASCATPRKNDEQQ